Proteins from a single region of Echeneis naucrates chromosome 14, fEcheNa1.1, whole genome shotgun sequence:
- the vkorc1l1 gene encoding vitamin K epoxide reductase complex subunit 1-like protein 1 codes for MVEVLSCHGDEHLIGSGSAPHGVARPDAFPRRCCASQASSLRVYACLQLGQGAMAAPVLRVSTPRWERIARLLVCLLGILLSLYAFQVEREKARDPTYTAMCDVSSSISCSKVFSSRWGRGFGLLGSIFGNESALNQPNSVYGIVFYAFQLLLGMTVSAMAALILMTTSILSVVGSLYLGYILYFVLKDFCIICITTYALNFILFILNYKRLVYLNEAWKQQLQVKQD; via the exons ATGGTGGAGGTGCTTTCCTGTCATGGTGATGAACACTTGATCGGCTCAGGGTCCGCCCCTCACGGTGTGGCGCGTCCTGACGCTTTTCCACGTCGCTGCTGTGCCTCACAGGCGAGCTCGCTGCGTGTGTATGCGTGTCTCCAGCTAGGCCAGGGAGCGATGGCGGCGCCCGTCCTGAGAGTGTCCACCCCTCGGTGGGAAAGAATAGCTCGGCTTCTCGTTTGCCTGTTGGGCATACTGCTGTCTCTTTATGCTTTTCAAGTCGAGAGGGAAAAGGCTCGGGACCCGACTTACACGGCTATGTGCGACGtcagcagctccatcagctgTTCAAAAGTGTTCAGCTCAAG GTGGGGTCGAGGATTTGGACTCTTAGGCTCaatttttggaaatgaaagtgcACTGAACCAACCCAACAGTGTCTATGGGATTGTCTTTTATGCTTTTCAGCTCTTACTAG GAATGACTGTCAGTGCAATGGCCGCCCTCATTCTCATGACAACATCAATCTTGTCGGTGGTGGGCTCGCTCTACCTGGGCTACATCCTCTACTTTGTCCTAAAGGACTTCTGCATCATCTGCATCACCACATATGCGCTGAACTTCATTCTCTTTATTCTCAACTACAAGCGACTGGTTTACTTGAATGAGGCCTggaagcagcagctccaggtGAAGCAGGACTAA
- the gusb gene encoding beta-glucuronidase isoform X1 gives MVPPGKAGLLGLLCLLAVFDSGCLLDNGMLFPRESSSRELKELNGLWSFRADRSPNRKQGFERAWYKQRLAETGPVIEMPVPASYNDITQDATLRNFIGWVWYEREVVLPARWLADETTRVVLRVGSAHYYAMGWVNGVKVLEHNGGHLPFEAEISRIIRKDPTMPCRITIAVNNTLSLETLPPGIIKYMDDRTQYPDGYFVQSIFFDFFNYAGIHRPVLLYTTPKAYVNDITVVTDFLDDIGFVKYTISVKGAVTANMKVSLMDKSGKSVACSNEQTGVLKVANVQLWWPYLMHDNPGYLYSLEVRLMAADERATHEDVYTLPVGIRTVKVTSTQFLINNKPFYFHGVNKHEDSDIRGKGLDWPLVVKDFNLLKWLGANSFRTSHYPYAEEILQMCDRHGIVVIDECPGVGIKDIRSFGNNSLGHHLDVMDELVRRDKNHPSVVMWSVANEPAAEMPPAEFYFKILIRHTKGLDPTRPVTYITASNFARDKGAPYVDVLCVNSYFSWYHDPGHTEVIPIQLNTQFENWYGKYQKPIIQSEYGADAVSGLHSDPPMMFTEEYQKVVLQNYHDVFDQKRKQYVVGELIWNFADFMTAQGLIRVVGNKKGIFTRQRQPKAAAFLLKDRYWRLANETGTLAPWTKYQGWP, from the exons ATGGTTCCTCCAGGGAAAGCCGGGCTGCTGGGCCTCCTGTGCCTGTTGGCAGTCTTTGACTCGGGCTGTCTGCTGGACAACGGCATGCTCTTCCCCCGGGAGTCCTCCTCCAgagagctgaaggagctgaacGGCCTGTGGAGCTTCAGGGCCGACAGGTCCCCCAACAGGAAGCAGGGCTTCGAGAGGGCATGGTACAAACAACGGCTGGCAGAG ACTGGCCCAGTGATTGAAATGCCGGTCCCTGCCAGCTACAACGACATCACCCAGGACGCCACACTAAGAAATTTCATTGGCTGGGTGTGGTATGAGCGGGAGGTGGTCTTACCTGCCCGCTGGCTTGCAGATGAAACAACACGAGTGGTCCTTAGGGTGGGAAGTGCTCACTACTATGCCATGGGG TGGGTGAACGGGGTAAAAGTGTTAGAGCATAATGGTGGCCATCTTCCCTTTGAGGCTGAGATCAGCAGAATAATCCGCAAGGATCCTACTATGCCATGCAGGATCACCATCGCTGTCAACAACACTCTGTCTCTGGAGACTCTTCCTCCTGGAATCATCAAATACATGGACGACCGCACCCa gTATCCTGATGGTTACTTTGTGCAAAGCATCTTCTTTGATTTCTTCAACTATGCTGGGATACATCGTCCGGTGCTGCTCTACACTACTCCTAAGGCGTATGTGAATGACATCACTGTGGTGACTGACTTCCTGGATGATATTG GTTTCGTGAAATATACAATATCAGTCAAAGGTGCTGTCACAGCCAACATGAAGGTCAGTTTGATGGACAAAAGTGGAAAGTCTGTAGCCTGCTCCAATGAGCAAACTGGAGTCCTCAAAGTGGCAAATGTCCAGCTATGGTGGCCGTACTTAATGCATGACAACCCAGGCTATCTTTACTCTTTGGAG GTTCGTTTAATGGCAGCTGATGAGAGAGCTACACATGAAGATGTCTACACTCTCCCAGTCGGCATCCGCACTGTTAAGGTCACCAGCACCCAGTTCCTCATCAACAACAAGCCCTTCTATTTCCATGGAGTTAATAAACACGAGGACTCTGAT ATTCGCGGTAAAGGCTTGGACTGGCCCCTGGTTGTCAAGGACTTTAACTTATTGAAGTGGCTGGGGGCCAACTCGTTCCGCACCAGCCACTACCCGTACGCTGAAGAGATCCTGCAGATGTGTGATCGCCATGGCATTGTAGTAATAGATGAGTGCCCTGGAGTAGGCATCAAAGACAT TCGTAGTTTTGGAAACAACTCCCTCGGCCATCACCTGGATGTCATGGATGAGCTTGTACGTCGGGACAAGAACCATCCCTCTGTGGTCATGTGGTCAGTAGCGAATGAGCCTGCAGCAGAGATGCCTCCAGCTGAATTTTATTTCAA gATTTTGATAAGACACACCAAAGGTCTGGACCCTACCCGGCCTGTCACTTACATCACTGCCAGTAACTTTGCCAGGGACAAAGGA GCCCCCTATGTGGATGTTCTCTGCGTCAACAGTTACTTCTCCTGGTACCATGATCCAGGCCACACAGAGGTCATCCCCATCCAACTCAACACTCAGTTTGAGAACTGGTATGGAAAGTACCAAAAACCCATCATTCAAAGCGAGTACGGGGCCGATGCTGTGTCGGGGCTTCACAGT GATCCACCCATGATGTTCACCGAGGAGTACCAGAAGGTTGTCCTGCAGAACTATCACGATGTGTTTGACCAGAAGAGGAAGCAGTACGTTGTCGGTGAACTCATCTGGAACTTTGCTGATTTCATGACGGCGCAGG ggcTCATACGTGTTGTGGGGAACAAGAAGGGCATTTTCACCAGGCAGAGGCAGCCCAAAGCAGCAGCGTTTCTCCTCAAGGATAGGTACTGGAGACTGGCTAACGAAACAGGCACACTTGCCCCTTGGACCAAGTACCAAGGGTGGCCCTGA
- the gusb gene encoding beta-glucuronidase isoform X2, protein MVPPGKAGLLGLLCLLAVFDSGCLLDNGMLFPRESSSRELKELNGLWSFRADRSPNRKQGFERAWYKQRLAETGPVIEMPVPASYNDITQDATLRNFIGWVWYEREVVLPARWLADETTRVVLRVGSAHYYAMGWVNGVKVLEHNGGHLPFEAEISRIIQVRLMAADERATHEDVYTLPVGIRTVKVTSTQFLINNKPFYFHGVNKHEDSDIRGKGLDWPLVVKDFNLLKWLGANSFRTSHYPYAEEILQMCDRHGIVVIDECPGVGIKDIRSFGNNSLGHHLDVMDELVRRDKNHPSVVMWSVANEPAAEMPPAEFYFKILIRHTKGLDPTRPVTYITASNFARDKGAPYVDVLCVNSYFSWYHDPGHTEVIPIQLNTQFENWYGKYQKPIIQSEYGADAVSGLHSDPPMMFTEEYQKVVLQNYHDVFDQKRKQYVVGELIWNFADFMTAQGLIRVVGNKKGIFTRQRQPKAAAFLLKDRYWRLANETGTLAPWTKYQGWP, encoded by the exons ATGGTTCCTCCAGGGAAAGCCGGGCTGCTGGGCCTCCTGTGCCTGTTGGCAGTCTTTGACTCGGGCTGTCTGCTGGACAACGGCATGCTCTTCCCCCGGGAGTCCTCCTCCAgagagctgaaggagctgaacGGCCTGTGGAGCTTCAGGGCCGACAGGTCCCCCAACAGGAAGCAGGGCTTCGAGAGGGCATGGTACAAACAACGGCTGGCAGAG ACTGGCCCAGTGATTGAAATGCCGGTCCCTGCCAGCTACAACGACATCACCCAGGACGCCACACTAAGAAATTTCATTGGCTGGGTGTGGTATGAGCGGGAGGTGGTCTTACCTGCCCGCTGGCTTGCAGATGAAACAACACGAGTGGTCCTTAGGGTGGGAAGTGCTCACTACTATGCCATGGGG TGGGTGAACGGGGTAAAAGTGTTAGAGCATAATGGTGGCCATCTTCCCTTTGAGGCTGAGATCAGCAGAATA ATACAGGTTCGTTTAATGGCAGCTGATGAGAGAGCTACACATGAAGATGTCTACACTCTCCCAGTCGGCATCCGCACTGTTAAGGTCACCAGCACCCAGTTCCTCATCAACAACAAGCCCTTCTATTTCCATGGAGTTAATAAACACGAGGACTCTGAT ATTCGCGGTAAAGGCTTGGACTGGCCCCTGGTTGTCAAGGACTTTAACTTATTGAAGTGGCTGGGGGCCAACTCGTTCCGCACCAGCCACTACCCGTACGCTGAAGAGATCCTGCAGATGTGTGATCGCCATGGCATTGTAGTAATAGATGAGTGCCCTGGAGTAGGCATCAAAGACAT TCGTAGTTTTGGAAACAACTCCCTCGGCCATCACCTGGATGTCATGGATGAGCTTGTACGTCGGGACAAGAACCATCCCTCTGTGGTCATGTGGTCAGTAGCGAATGAGCCTGCAGCAGAGATGCCTCCAGCTGAATTTTATTTCAA gATTTTGATAAGACACACCAAAGGTCTGGACCCTACCCGGCCTGTCACTTACATCACTGCCAGTAACTTTGCCAGGGACAAAGGA GCCCCCTATGTGGATGTTCTCTGCGTCAACAGTTACTTCTCCTGGTACCATGATCCAGGCCACACAGAGGTCATCCCCATCCAACTCAACACTCAGTTTGAGAACTGGTATGGAAAGTACCAAAAACCCATCATTCAAAGCGAGTACGGGGCCGATGCTGTGTCGGGGCTTCACAGT GATCCACCCATGATGTTCACCGAGGAGTACCAGAAGGTTGTCCTGCAGAACTATCACGATGTGTTTGACCAGAAGAGGAAGCAGTACGTTGTCGGTGAACTCATCTGGAACTTTGCTGATTTCATGACGGCGCAGG ggcTCATACGTGTTGTGGGGAACAAGAAGGGCATTTTCACCAGGCAGAGGCAGCCCAAAGCAGCAGCGTTTCTCCTCAAGGATAGGTACTGGAGACTGGCTAACGAAACAGGCACACTTGCCCCTTGGACCAAGTACCAAGGGTGGCCCTGA